The following are from one region of the Heliangelus exortis chromosome 2, bHelExo1.hap1, whole genome shotgun sequence genome:
- the FOXQ1 gene encoding forkhead box protein Q1 — protein sequence MKLEVFSQHYEDKLSAGSDQEGSGSLSPAPAESELGSDGDCAANSPGGGAGRPGHPPPPPPAPQPPPAPPAESAKGKPYTRRPKPPYSYIALIAMAIRDSAGGRLTLAEINDYLMSRFPFFRGAYTGWRNSVRHNLSLNDCFVKVLRDPARPWGKDNYWMLNPSSEYTFADGVFRRRRKRLSRAAPPPQPARPAAAAPPPPPQEAAGAGAASPGGSPRCCCASSPCNCAPGPAAKEAAAGGGGAAAAATGSGGAKFSSSFAIESLLRRPAGPRASPQPPPPHARGLLWPAPSAPPHLLPGPYPMLPYPPAAPQPPPAAALYGGGLLQLCAYGLGEPLLLAGGRQALAHGEPAERPRAPLFPAALPKGGRGPPPGSPLYGSLRLAGPLQPAAGGSASFQPYAVETPLA from the coding sequence ATGAAGCTGGAGGTGTTCTCGCAGCACTACGAGGACAAGCTGAGCGCCGGCAGCGACCAAGAAGGCAGCGGCTCCCTCTCCCCGGCGCCGGCTGAGAGCGAGCTGGGCTCAGACGGCGACTGCGCCGCCAACAGCccgggcggcggggccgggcggccGGGACACCCTCCGCCgcctccccccgccccgcagccgccgccgGCGCCGCCGGCCGAGAGCGCAAAGGGGAAGCCGTATACGCGGCGGCCGAAGCCGCCCTATTCCTATATCGCGCTGATCGCCATGGCCATCCGCGACTCTGCCGGCGGCCGCCTGACCCTGGCCGAGATCAACGACTACCTGATGAGCCGCTTCCCCTTCTTCCGCGGCGCCTACACGGGCTGGCGCAACTCCGTGCGCCACAACCTCTCCCTCAACGACTGCTTCGTCAAGGTGCTGCGCGACCCGGCGCGGCCCTGGGGCAAGGACAACTACTGGATGCTCAACCCCAGCAGCGAGTACACCTTCGCCGACGGTGTCTTCCGCCGCCGCCGCAAGCGCCTCAGCCGCGCCGCCCCGCCGCCAcagcccgcccgccccgccgccgcagccccgccgccgccgccgcaggAGGCGGCCGGAGCGGGCGCCGCGTCCCCCGGCGGTTCCCCGCGCTGCTGCTGCGCTTCCTCGCCCTGCAACTGTGCGCCGGGCCCTGCCGCCaaggaggcggcggcggggggcggcggggcggcggcggctgcaACGGGCAGCGGCGGTGCCAAGTTCTCCAGCTCCTTCGCCATCGAGAGCCTCCTCCGGCGGCCGGCGGGGCCCCGCGCCTCCCCGCAGCCGCCTCCGCCGCACGCCCGAGGCCTCCTCTGGCCGGCGCCGTCCGCGCCTCCGCACCTGCTGCCCGGTCCCTACCCGATGCTCCCCTACCCACCTgccgccccgcagcccccgcccgccgccgccctcTACGGCGGAggcctcctgcagctctgcgCCTACGGGCTGGGCGAGCCGCTGCTGCTGGCGGGCGGGCGGCAAGCTCTGGCCCACGGCGAGCCGGCGGAGCGGCCGCGGGCTCCGCTCttccccgccgccctccccaAAGGCGGGCGGGGGCCGCCACCCGGCTCCCCTCTCTACGGATCCCTTCGGCTGGCCGGGCCGCTGCAGCCGGCGGCGGGGGGCTCGGCCTCGTTCCAGCCGTACGCCGTGGAGACCCCCCTGGCTTAA